Proteins encoded by one window of Phytohabitans houttuyneae:
- a CDS encoding MaoC/PaaZ C-terminal domain-containing protein: MYARAAIGLVPGFNRPGWLPEAVLERAGVTVDRAHLADYSRVCGFRLSDTLPATYPHVLAFPLAFRLMSRRDFPFPVVGLVHVANRIELHRPIDADEPLDLSVHAADLREHPRGRQLDVVATASVGGEVVWRDVSTYLRREGKPSGGRREGEPPEPPAASAQWRLTPRVGTDYARVSGDHNPIHTSRLGARLFGFARPIAHGMWSKARCLAALEGRLPEAYTVDVSFKLPVFLPSTVAFSAAPEWSFALHSARSGKPHLAGSVTPV; the protein is encoded by the coding sequence ATGTACGCGCGCGCCGCGATCGGCCTCGTGCCGGGCTTCAACCGCCCCGGCTGGCTGCCCGAAGCCGTGCTCGAACGGGCCGGCGTCACCGTCGACCGCGCCCACCTCGCCGACTACAGCCGGGTCTGCGGCTTCCGCCTCTCCGACACGCTGCCCGCGACGTACCCGCACGTGCTCGCGTTTCCGCTGGCGTTCCGGCTGATGTCGCGGCGCGACTTCCCGTTTCCCGTGGTGGGTCTGGTGCACGTGGCCAACCGGATCGAGCTGCACCGCCCGATCGACGCGGATGAGCCGCTCGACCTGTCGGTACACGCCGCGGACCTGCGCGAGCACCCGCGCGGCCGGCAGCTCGACGTCGTGGCGACCGCCTCGGTCGGCGGCGAGGTGGTCTGGCGGGACGTGTCGACGTACCTGCGGCGCGAGGGCAAACCCTCCGGCGGCCGGCGGGAGGGCGAGCCGCCCGAGCCGCCCGCCGCCTCGGCGCAGTGGCGGCTGACGCCGCGGGTCGGCACCGACTACGCGCGCGTCTCCGGCGACCACAACCCGATCCACACGTCGCGGCTGGGCGCGCGCCTCTTCGGCTTCGCGCGACCCATCGCGCACGGGATGTGGAGCAAGGCGCGCTGCCTGGCCGCGCTGGAGGGGCGGCTGCCCGAGGCGTACACAGTGGACGTCTCGTTCAAGCTGCCGGTCTTCCTGCCGTCCACGGTGGCATTTTCGGCGGCTCCGGAGTGGAGCTTCGCACTGCACAGCGCGAGGTCGGGCAAGCCGCACCTCGCCGGCAGCGTGACACCGGTTTAG
- a CDS encoding TetR/AcrR family transcriptional regulator — MLARVTAVSGTPTFKRLPRAVREQQMLDSAVRVFSRRGFHAASMDEIAEDAGISKPMVYAYLGTKEELFVACLEREGTRLMEAIAAEVVGADTPDQQLWRGLRAFFTFVGAYRDGWAVLYRQARGQQPFAGASAEMRERMVEVVAMMLGRALAAEGREVRDTDLEVVAYALVGASESLADWLADHPEADPEKTATRMMNVAWLGAGQLLRGETWTP; from the coding sequence ATGCTCGCAAGGGTGACCGCGGTATCAGGCACCCCCACCTTCAAACGACTGCCGCGGGCGGTACGTGAGCAGCAGATGCTCGACTCCGCCGTGCGCGTCTTCTCCCGACGAGGCTTCCATGCGGCGAGCATGGACGAGATCGCGGAGGACGCCGGCATCTCCAAGCCGATGGTGTATGCGTACCTCGGCACCAAGGAGGAGCTCTTCGTCGCCTGCCTCGAACGCGAGGGCACCCGGCTGATGGAGGCCATCGCCGCCGAGGTCGTCGGCGCCGACACGCCGGACCAGCAGCTGTGGCGCGGCCTGCGGGCGTTCTTCACGTTCGTCGGCGCGTACCGCGACGGCTGGGCGGTGCTCTACCGGCAGGCGCGGGGGCAGCAGCCGTTCGCCGGCGCCTCGGCCGAGATGCGCGAGCGGATGGTCGAGGTCGTGGCGATGATGCTCGGGCGGGCGCTCGCCGCCGAAGGGCGCGAGGTCCGCGACACCGACCTTGAGGTGGTGGCGTACGCGCTGGTCGGCGCCTCGGAGTCGCTCGCCGACTGGCTGGCCGACCACCCCGAGGCCGACCCGGAGAAGACCGCGACCCGCATGATGAACGTGGCCTGGCTCGGCGCCGGCCAGCTCCTGCGCGGCGAGACCTGGACGCCCTAA